A portion of the Luteolibacter sp. Y139 genome contains these proteins:
- a CDS encoding DUF3108 domain-containing protein, with protein sequence MKVAALILALSLPALADWKDDVTPATLGPQPKLVPQEFEYRLSWNGMVDAGKLTFTFGKPDPKFPTDYVTRVTGGSTGVASKLYKSDIALISRLDPATLRPRASVGVQNEGDEIVTTRSTWAGTQVTSEHVTKVVKTGVEAKLDSTFVFTPVHDIVSAMLHVRSQKLDNGDTLTMPLMPFNKPYLMRVEVLGREKFANRDTIKLSVSLQKIEPKTKTLLPYKKMKSTTMWLSDDANRIPVELRSEVFIGDVRMTLAGAKKL encoded by the coding sequence ATGAAAGTCGCTGCACTGATTCTTGCCCTGAGCTTGCCGGCTCTGGCCGACTGGAAAGACGATGTGACCCCGGCCACGCTGGGCCCTCAGCCGAAGCTGGTGCCGCAGGAGTTCGAGTACCGGCTCTCGTGGAATGGGATGGTGGATGCCGGAAAGCTCACCTTCACCTTCGGCAAGCCGGATCCGAAGTTCCCGACCGACTACGTGACGCGGGTGACGGGTGGCAGCACGGGCGTGGCTTCCAAGCTCTACAAGAGCGATATCGCCCTGATTTCACGGCTCGATCCCGCGACCCTGAGGCCGCGCGCGTCGGTGGGCGTGCAAAACGAAGGGGATGAAATCGTGACCACCCGCAGCACGTGGGCGGGCACCCAGGTGACCAGCGAGCACGTGACCAAGGTGGTCAAGACCGGTGTGGAGGCCAAGCTGGACAGCACTTTTGTGTTCACCCCGGTGCACGACATCGTCTCGGCGATGCTTCATGTCCGCAGCCAGAAGTTGGACAATGGCGACACGCTCACGATGCCGCTGATGCCTTTCAACAAGCCCTACCTGATGCGGGTAGAGGTGCTGGGGAGGGAGAAATTCGCCAACCGGGACACGATCAAGCTCTCGGTTTCCCTCCAAAAGATCGAGCCGAAGACCAAGACACTGCTGCCCTACAAGAAGATGAAGAGCACGACGATGTGGCTGTCCGACGATGCCAACCGGATCCCGGTGGAGCTGCGTTCGGAGGTTTTCATCGGCGATGTGCGGATGACCCTGGCCGGGGCGAAGAAGCTCTGA
- a CDS encoding CHAT domain-containing tetratricopeptide repeat protein, whose translation MPPIRRALATLLILGMGAARALDTNDLAAAEKELEALVADWEAAWQKAPSDENAIELGRALQALGVIERQAGKAEEALPHLQTAVERLATDSPAGRSDALEALAMAEQDLGKGTDAEKHLRQVIELRPEGAERLQGTDNLALNLLAQGNYPEAGELLRQALDATPADDVESRARRLGNLGRYLHVLGSHARAADTFREALALKFENPELRLSLSSQLALSNLRLGKTEEARKGMEEAASEARTFYHDTPFRAVPFINNLGALDLSAGNASEARASFAEALALLEKSFDPQHPSLITPLNNLGAAQQAEGDYKGAEQSLRRAAALQEKHLPRIHLQTAETARNLARNALLSGAPNAAAEINRATNIGISVIESAAPEIDRATELGIAVLDELIGHGSEQERLNFLQRHDLVSLPCATGDPQRIAHVLLATKARLFDAMLSGGKTDAVPDWQTVQKSLAPGSALVDATRFTALDGTDTYGAVILLPQGPPKWVLLGTEEDLQRWLAAFRERLAWRASALAGKSNPPPALKLRGILRSLHQKFWEPIARELPAETQHIAFSPDGALHFLPLPALMDEGMQPLCSRFLQVATVTSGRDLLNPAATTKLSSSPWELLGVSEFPKSKEPPGDDPLLELLASLADMPGTADEMSRLEKLAPRGSEFLRNEKASEQALASLPKAPAVLHLGCHAFFLADDLSPATDLDFDEHADLLHAGGLLLHGAALRKADSPLFSPDDDLLFPSEVAKLPLQGTRLVTLSSCESGAGTAVSGEGLLGLRRGFALAGAREVVVALWPVSDRSTPEFMERFYQLALASDRPAQALWQCQREFLAKAKNDDEFEAAVLRYAPFVLSQNTPLATGAEIAAAQSTSTPATKPAFPWKRLALVLPLLLFVVARLFKRRTA comes from the coding sequence ATGCCCCCGATTCGTCGCGCTCTCGCCACCCTGCTGATCCTCGGCATGGGAGCGGCCCGTGCGCTCGATACGAACGACTTGGCCGCGGCGGAAAAGGAACTCGAAGCTCTCGTCGCCGACTGGGAAGCGGCGTGGCAAAAAGCACCCTCGGACGAAAACGCCATCGAACTCGGCCGCGCGCTGCAAGCGCTCGGCGTCATCGAGCGACAGGCCGGCAAGGCGGAGGAGGCCCTTCCCCATCTGCAAACCGCGGTCGAGCGCCTCGCCACCGACAGCCCCGCGGGACGCTCGGATGCCTTGGAGGCATTGGCCATGGCCGAGCAGGATCTCGGAAAAGGAACGGACGCCGAGAAACACCTTCGACAAGTCATCGAACTCCGCCCTGAGGGAGCCGAGCGGCTACAAGGCACCGACAACCTCGCCCTCAACCTCCTCGCCCAAGGAAACTACCCGGAAGCCGGCGAGCTGCTCCGCCAAGCGCTCGATGCCACCCCGGCCGATGACGTCGAGTCCCGGGCACGCCGGCTCGGCAATCTCGGCCGCTACCTCCACGTGCTCGGCAGCCACGCCCGTGCGGCGGACACTTTCCGTGAGGCGCTCGCGCTCAAATTCGAGAATCCCGAGCTGCGCCTCTCGCTTTCCAGCCAGCTCGCGCTGTCGAACCTGCGCTTGGGAAAAACCGAAGAAGCCCGCAAGGGCATGGAAGAAGCCGCCAGCGAAGCACGCACCTTTTACCACGACACCCCTTTCCGGGCCGTCCCCTTCATCAACAACCTCGGCGCGCTCGATCTCTCCGCCGGCAATGCCTCGGAGGCCCGCGCCTCTTTCGCGGAGGCCCTGGCGCTGTTGGAGAAATCCTTCGATCCCCAGCACCCTTCGCTGATCACTCCGCTGAACAATCTGGGAGCCGCCCAACAAGCCGAGGGCGACTACAAGGGCGCGGAACAATCCCTGCGCCGGGCCGCAGCGCTCCAAGAGAAGCACCTCCCCCGCATCCACCTCCAGACCGCCGAGACCGCCCGCAATCTCGCCCGGAATGCGCTGCTCTCCGGCGCACCCAATGCCGCGGCCGAAATCAATCGCGCCACCAACATCGGCATCTCGGTGATCGAATCCGCCGCCCCGGAAATCGACCGCGCCACCGAACTCGGCATCGCCGTGCTCGATGAACTCATCGGCCACGGCAGCGAGCAGGAGCGGCTGAATTTCCTCCAGCGCCACGATCTCGTCTCCCTGCCCTGCGCCACCGGCGATCCCCAGCGCATCGCTCATGTTCTGCTCGCCACGAAGGCACGCCTCTTCGATGCCATGCTCTCCGGAGGCAAGACCGATGCCGTCCCTGACTGGCAAACGGTGCAGAAGTCACTCGCACCCGGCTCGGCGCTGGTCGATGCCACGCGCTTCACCGCCCTCGACGGCACGGACACCTACGGAGCCGTCATCCTGCTTCCCCAGGGCCCGCCGAAGTGGGTGCTGCTAGGCACCGAGGAGGACCTCCAGCGCTGGCTCGCCGCCTTCCGCGAACGCCTCGCCTGGCGGGCCAGTGCCCTCGCTGGCAAAAGCAATCCACCACCCGCGCTGAAGCTCCGCGGCATCCTCCGCTCCCTTCATCAGAAATTCTGGGAACCCATCGCCCGCGAGCTTCCCGCCGAGACGCAGCACATCGCCTTCTCCCCGGACGGCGCGCTGCATTTCCTGCCCCTGCCCGCACTGATGGATGAGGGCATGCAGCCGCTATGCTCGCGCTTCCTCCAGGTCGCCACCGTCACCAGTGGCCGCGATCTCCTGAATCCCGCCGCAACCACGAAGCTCTCCTCATCGCCATGGGAACTACTAGGAGTCTCGGAGTTCCCGAAATCGAAAGAGCCTCCCGGCGATGACCCTTTGTTAGAACTTCTCGCCAGCCTCGCCGACATGCCGGGCACCGCCGACGAAATGAGCCGGCTGGAGAAGCTCGCACCGCGCGGCTCCGAGTTCCTGCGGAATGAAAAGGCCAGCGAACAAGCACTCGCCTCTCTCCCGAAAGCACCCGCCGTGCTGCACCTGGGCTGCCACGCCTTCTTCCTCGCGGATGACCTGTCACCCGCCACCGACCTCGACTTCGACGAGCACGCGGACCTGCTCCACGCCGGCGGCCTGCTCTTGCATGGAGCAGCGCTGAGAAAGGCAGACAGTCCGCTCTTCTCACCGGACGATGACCTCCTCTTCCCCTCCGAGGTCGCCAAGCTCCCGCTGCAAGGCACCCGCCTCGTCACCCTCTCCTCCTGCGAATCCGGCGCCGGCACCGCCGTCTCCGGCGAAGGCCTGCTCGGCCTGCGCCGGGGCTTCGCCCTCGCCGGTGCCCGCGAAGTCGTCGTCGCCCTGTGGCCAGTCTCCGACCGCTCCACGCCCGAGTTCATGGAGCGTTTCTATCAGCTCGCACTCGCCTCCGATCGTCCGGCTCAAGCACTCTGGCAATGCCAACGCGAGTTCCTCGCCAAGGCCAAGAACGACGACGAATTCGAAGCCGCCGTGCTACGCTACGCCCCCTTCGTCCTGAGCCAGAATACGCCGCTCGCCACCGGCGCGGAAATCGCCGCCGCGCAATCCACCAGCACACCCGCGACCAAGCCCGCCTTCCCCTGGAAGCGCCTCGCGCTCGTGCTGCCGCTGCTCCTCTTCGTCGTCGCGCGCCTCTTCAAGCGCCGCACCGCTTAG